The Telopea speciosissima isolate NSW1024214 ecotype Mountain lineage chromosome 11, Tspe_v1, whole genome shotgun sequence genome includes the window ATCAAACAAAGCATCACCTCAATCCTTGCATCTTTCAATGAGTTGCGAAATTTACTGTATAGAAGTCAGACCAGCCATTGCAAAATTGAATGTCTTGGCAATGTATACAGCAGGTTAAGAAGTTCTGAGTGCGTGAGAGCACTCAGAACTTCTTAACGTTTAACCAAATGTAGGAAAGGGTCGGAGAAGAAGAGACACCGTATCAAGGAAAGAAGTTGATTTTCCTATTACTGACAAGAATAGAATCACCACCGATCATCAATACGGTTAGCTGGTCcgcaaaacccaaaaacgtaaaCATTTATATACAATTTCATTAGTTTACTCCAATATTTCACTTTTCTTCTGTTATATGTCTCGAGTAACTTTTTTCTAAGTATCATATGATCGCACCTGGAAACCATATCAACAAAATTGTTTTAGTGTTTCaatattgagtttttttttttttttttttttttcatatcacGACATACTTATATTCAATCAACAAACAATGAAAAACTTTTCTGTAATTTTCTAAAGATATTGCTCTTCCAATGAGGTTTACATGACAGTCCAATAACCACTTACATAGACTGTTAAAAAAATGAGGATTGGATGTGTTTGTCATCAGAATTATAGTGGCATTAAGAACATTCACAACATAAGAGTTAGTAGTTATTGTCTTAGCTGCTAATTCTatggttttagtgtacggtATCAGATCAGGTATCGATCATCTTCAAATTGGTATAATATTGATACGGTATCGACATGGATCAGTCGTATTGGACAAGTTTAACCTTGAGTTttcttaaaaatgagttttctttaCTATTCTACCCCTTATTTGTACCGTTCCATCGATGCGATATCGACTAAGTATCGATATCGACCACCTTCAAAACCGTACAATATCAACTGTATCAGGCTATCCGATGCCTATACTTCATGGCCAATTCTcaacctgattttttttttctttaggttTTTTGTCAAAACCTGATCCTTCCAAatcacccgaatcccacgtaccccaaataaaataaatagaaaagttttttttttttttttttttctttaaatcaaTCAATTTAAGGTTAGATTTAGGTATGCTGTCCCGAATACGGATGTCAAACTTATTCAATCCGGTTTCAATCATTTTTTATATACATACTTGGTCTAAAATCAGACCGATAAGGTGTTCGGTTTATGATAATCAAATCGAGAATTGATAGCTATTGGTCCATTATTCATTTCTTTTAACGATTTTTTTTATCGGTCTAACATcagtttttcatatataaaaaagTGTAAACATATAATAGTTTTTACGGATTAGGAGTTTAATTTGGTTGGTCAGTTTCGATCTATTTGGTTCAACCGGATCAGTCTGATGTTTTTTGTAGAACTTGTCTATATATAGCTGAACCCCTTTAAGCCCACCTCAAACCCATCTAAAGCCCACTTAGCTATCCATCCAAACTAGCCCAAACCCATCtatttccctaatttttttttttttttttaattataataaaaatgaGTCAGTCCAGTTGTCTCCCAACCATAGAATGTTAGGTGGTCAGATCTAATATCTACCACGGGGTGCACATGATTGAGTTTTGCTCCAATCTAGGGCATGGCCTTCCTATTCAATGGTTGAATTTGCTAAAATGATCCTTTCATGTGGCACATTAGGTGGTCGGATGTATTGAAACTTCCATGAGACCGACCGACCATAacaaattttatcaaaaaatgtTTCAATTTAATTAAGAGCAGTTATCATATTTTATGGAGAGTATTTACCCTCTAATTAATACGGGGAGTTGATCTAGGCTCATTAACATAGTGTGCATGGTTAATTTCAACTCGCATATTATTCATGTCTTCATCTAATCATGAGTTAAATTTCACACACTACAACAAAATACACTTATAGCTACAGATATTTTATTGTAGTTTTAAAAAACTACGGTTAAAAGTGTCCTAAAACTGCCATTTGGATGTCTCAAACTCTGAAAGACGCATTGCATTGACATGGTGTGCATGGTTAAATTCAACTCGCATATTGTTCATGTCTTCATCTAATCATGAGTTAAATTTCACACACTACAACAAAATACACTTATAGTTACAGATATTTTATTGTAGTTTTAAAAAACTGCAGTTAAAAATGTCCTAAAACTGCCATTTGGATGTCTCAAACTCTGAAAGACGCATTGCGAAAAAATGCCATAGACAAACTCCACCAGTGATCACTAGGTGGGAATGTGGGATTCCATTTTAAAGTGATTCTTAGACAGAAAGTTAATAGAAAATTAAACGAAAGAGAGGCATTTGTAAAAGATCTTTTCAGGGATTTGCTGGTACAAAAGAAAGTGATGAAATGTTAATTAATAATGCCCTCAAACCATAAAGCACTTGGACTCTTAAAAATCCTTCCCCACCTAACCAACACCATCCCTTTTGTGATGATGGTTGCTTCAACTTCTCTTAGGGTCCTCCAAGTTACTTCCATTAGAATTAAATAAAGCCACAAAACCAAAGAAAGCTTTTTGAGAATCATGTTCCAAGACTTGTCTGTGGTTATGCCTTGTATACCTAAATAATATTGAGTTTTGAACAAGAATTTCGTATAAGCAAAGTTTAGTTCAGTCATCAATCAATTGTCTTCTCCAAAATTCAACGTGACATGTATTTTTCAGCTTGATCTCGGATATTCGAATCTGGAGATCGAAATCTTGGGTTAATTCTCCTGGAAAAATCTTCTCTAGATTGGAAAATGATATCGTATTATCGTATATGCCCGAGTGGATTATTTTGTGTAAATATCTTGTTATGTGAGAGATCACATCAATGACAAGATCATGAAAAAATTAAGCAATAAGAAATTCAACTAGGTGAACTTTATGTGGCGGGCTTGCGCCAATGGCCTTGCTTCAGGCAAGGCTCATCACCGCCAAGCACCATCATGCCAGCATATTGTGGAGCCCCTTCCGAATATTACTTGGTTGTCCTTTCGTGAGAACAGTATGGTTTGATAGTGTTCTATCTTGTTTTGTCCCACGTACAGAGGAACCAAAGTTTTACTTATGGATTAAAGGATGGAATTCCATTGATACTAGTAATAAATTCAGAAATAAGAGAGGCTATGggattggacagagttactctaAAATGGGACAACACAGAGCTTATTGATCTCATCAACAATCCCTCGAAGCTTGCCTCTCTAGATACCTCCCCCATCATCCTTGATATTTGTCACCAGACATCCTACTTTGTTGAGTGCTCGTTTACTTATGTTTCTAAGAAGCTTAACAGCATTGTTGACTCCGTAACCTAAAAGGCCCAGTCATTTCCATGTAAGATTGATTGGCCTATATCCACTCTTTGGTTCCAGGGAACTTTGTAACTTGGATGTCTCAGCTATGGCTAGCTAGTTCGaatcaaaatatttttcctttatcaaaagaaaactttgattacaacaagattttcacTATGTGTGCAACATACTTTTATAACTGAAATACTTTAATTTAAGGGAGAAGGTTCCCACCATGCTCCATGGTCCAAAAGCCTTAAATAAAGGCTTGGCCTCATGCTTTCCACTTTTCAGCCTTCCAAAATAATAATGTTGGAAATATTTGAGGGTTCTGTCAGTTTTCCATTTGATAACACTGCATGAGCATTTTTCCTTCATTCTTCTAGGGCATCTTTTTAGTTAAactttcataatttttttatacCTTCTATAATAAAGCCCTATTATCCTGATTATAAAATTTTTAACCAGAGCTAGATAATAATTTAACTTGTTCATCAAATACAAACCCCTATGGCCCTATTATTGCGGAGAGAGGGTACTAGTTTGATCTCCGTAGCTGGTTCAAGGAATCTTTTTCTTTATATCTAAAGGAAAAATGTTCTTTATGAGGGGTGTAGGCCACACCTAGACACAGTGggacgaaatgaccaccccaccaccttgaaagaagaaaatcacGACTCCAAATACCAACATGTGCGTTCTCATTGGCTGTCATGCACACGTGAGCCTGCACTCCCCCAAGAGAATGCTCTCCCATATCTAAAATATCTTAAGCTTTTGCTTTTTTGATAGGTTTATAAATCTAGTATGTAggtattcttttttatttcttaaaaaatatcaactaatacaaatttttccttttaatacgcacaaaaaattaatattcgACAATgacccatttttttaaattttttgtaagcACTATGACCCATTTGTATTATAGCTTTTGATGAAAAAGTAGTTATGTCACCATCTGATAGGAGCCGTGGTCCTACTACTGATTTGGACTCTTCTCCACCTTGAGGCTTGAGACCACTAGTACAATATCTCATGGTTCTCATGGGCTTGGGCTTTCAATGAGCCTGAGTAATGGGCCGGGATACCTCCTGTTGCTCCTAcccttttttttctaaaaagccTTTAGATGCGGCACAATTCAATGCTGTTCCACTGCCCATCATTAAGCCGCAAACCCAAATGGGGTTTGTAATGTCTTCACATGCTTTGTTtagtaaatataaaaaatctaatagaaaaaaatcaattttgggttttgactttgaagagaaaaaaaatagaaaaaatgaaaaaggaaagatcTGTGTCCTGTGTGCAATTTTCTATCAAGAAAACCAGAGGCTCTGGTTGATGCAATTCTTAGCCATCCATTTCTGATCATCATTTCATGATTAAATCTCTGCAAGTTACAAAACTCATGTAATGGAAGACTCAACATTTTATTAGATACAAAAAGTAAACCTGATTGATCTTTATGTACAACTTGCAGTTTAGTTGGGGTTTCCCAGAAATCAGAAAGAGTTAGGAGAGGGAAAATCTGAAACTTTCTAAACTGCACAGCAATTGGAGATTACAAGAAGGTGCCAACAACTATTGTACATGAATCAAAGAAGTCAAACCATGATTTACATCTTCATTTCCAAGTCTCTCTCAGTCTTTCTTGATCAATTGTTACTGAACAGCACCCAACCTCTGCTCTGGCTCCTAGGAGAGTTACATCTTCATTACCAACATAGGGATTGAGCTGGGTTGTTCTTCCAAGAGGCAGTGAAGTAATAATCTAGAGAAACCCCTTCATTCTCTATATCCTTCTCTTAGAATACACGACAAGGATCCACCTCTTCCTCACTAGCTGTCTCTTCCTCACTTAAAGAACAACTTGGTGATATTACTATGTCTTCCTCTGCTTGTTGCATCAAGCGTCTAACCAGTCTGTCTAGTGCTTCCTTCATCCACCAATGTTGACACACTTCTCTAGCCTCAGCCACAGTCATctataattaaaaatcaaaccacCAAGAATTAGATTTTAACTTTATTTTCCATTGATTCAAATCTGAGGTCCATTAAACTGTACTTACCCATTTCCTTTGTCGACGGTTCTTCTCAGGCCATTGATCAAGTTCTTCCTTAACAAGCAAAGGGAACATGACACCTTCATAGATTGTGTTATATCTTTTGCTCCTGAAACCCCATTCACCCAGTTTAATCTGCAACAAATTTAAGTTACAAACTTAAATTCCAGGTAGCCCCAAATTTATAAACCAGTATCTGCAAATCAAGGAAACTACAAACGATTAAATGTTCCAAAAGAACTTTAAACTGACCTGAACTTCGCCTCTTACACCAGCTTCTTCCTCTGTCTCTCGCAAAGCTGCCTCTTCAATTGACTCATCTGATTCCCAACCTCCCTGATGAATAGATACACAAGAGATGATATCATGAGCAAAACTGTTCGAGAAAGTTCAATTCAAGCTCTGGTTTTTTCTTGTAATTAGAGGGGAGGGTTCGGTACCTTAGGGAACAACATGCCGTGACCATTTTGTGAACTGATTACAAGGATCTCTAATTCGCCTTCATCATCGATGGTATTAGTGTCATCACATGAAGGATGTTTCCCATTTTTGTATCTGTAAGGTACACATCtgcaaaaattgaaaattgctcACCAAAATTAGGTTCTAAAGTTGGAAATTTGTTTCAGGGGTGCCCAATTAAACGAAAATTTCTAAAACTTTGACATGTTTACAGGGAAAAATTTAGTAAATCTAACATGTGCGAAGGCATTTGACCAATTTCAATCAAACCCATTTCGAAATTTCTCCCCTTTAAACAGTTCTCAAAGAAAAATTAGATCCCCCAAGAGAAGAAACAATCCGTACCCAACAACTATACGACGACCTTCTCTGTAACGCTGCATATTTCTTCCCGTACGAGAAGCCAaagaaaccattttttttttagatttgcaAACAGGGAAGAAACGAACAAGAAACCCTTTGCTTTCAACCTATTTCTGAGCAGAGAGATTAACAATCTCAgggaagaaaagacaaaaaatgaaaCCCAAATGGTATCTTTCTAAACTTGGAAGATCAGAAGCGAAAAAATCCCTTTCTGTTCTCTAAatttttaagagagagagagagagagagaggtgtatGGAGGAAGAGTGTGAACCGATGTGCTTGACATGGATAAGGGAGAGAACGGCGGTTCTCCACCTTTAAATAGCAGAGGATGAGAGAGTAGGCGAAGGTCGTGAAGGATATGATCCATCCACGTGGTAGAACCAGATGCTCATCTATAGAGATTCCATTTGATTGTGTCCGTCTATTAAACCTGCTttataaatcaaaattaatttaagaaaaataaattagtaTTAAATAGAAATAGATTTGGGAGACTGATGCGGTCCGAGTATCCGAGTAGTGGAACTTAGAACACCGTGGATGCGATCAAACCATACCAGACGCGTTGTGTCAGTGACGCGTCACGTTGCTTTCTCTTATGGGATCCCATACATTTCTCCGTCATTTctcattaaaattttttttttctttcactctcTATCAATCCTTAGTCTACGTGTCATAATCCGTAGCCCCTCAGTCaatcatatattttttgttcaaaattttTGGCTTCCAAAGCTTTGATGTTGCCAAGTCATCTGTTTACGGGAAGATTTTGATTATTATATTTGTTGATCCGACCGACATCATTTTTAAGCATTTATTCACGTACCTACTAAAATGCACCCAAGATTTCTCGTatcccctaaggttctgacaagtccacaaGCACCCTTTAAAAATTTCACGTACCATCTTTATTTTTCAACCTAAAGTCAGTTAAGTCCATGCCGTTAATTTCAGGCGttatatgttaaaaaaaaattgtattgaTCAAACCACCCTTTCTTCTAATCACCCCTGTAATTTAAAAAAACCTTTCTGCCCAACCCTTATCTCCCCCAATGGTttaacctacaactcatcttccccaagcCTGCAAATCCACTCCAATCCATTAATGGATCTTCTCTTGCACTGCTCGGGGAAGAAGTGGAGGGACCATAGCAGCTTCCACACACAACCCAACCCCACTATTGTTGCTTCCACACACAACCCAGCCCCGTTGCACGTTGCTCCCCTGCGTACTCCCGACTTGTCAATGCTCATCTCTGCCTCCAGCCTCAACTCCAGCCTCGCTCCTCCTCAATGATTTTCAATGGCTTCATGAATTTCTTGcctgaaaatcaaaatttcagaatatgttagagagagagagaaagaaagagatgggtTTTTTCAGCTAACTCATGCACAAATAAACCTTTGCGACTTTGAGGGGGTTTGCCATGGCGGTTGAGAGG containing:
- the LOC122646833 gene encoding nudix hydrolase 18, mitochondrial-like produces the protein MVSLASRTGRNMQRYREGRRIVVGCVPYRYKNGKHPSCDDTNTIDDEGELEILVISSQNGHGMLFPKGGWESDESIEEAALRETEEEAGVRGEVQIKLGEWGFRSKRYNTIYEGVMFPLLVKEELDQWPEKNRRQRKWMTVAEAREVCQHWWMKEALDRLVRRLMQQAEEDIVISPSCSLSEEETASEEEVDPCRVF